The following coding sequences are from one Phenylobacterium glaciei window:
- a CDS encoding TIGR01244 family sulfur transferase, whose translation MIEFRRVTDQLSVSPQITLEDLQRAADLGFKLVINNRPDGEDAAQPTSAQVETAAKAAGLAYAYIPVRGGPTQDQVAQERSILENSEGPVLAFCRSGTRSIITWSLGEAMDGARSRDELVELGQQAGYDLNGVLPAS comes from the coding sequence ATGATCGAATTTCGACGCGTCACCGACCAACTCTCCGTCAGCCCCCAGATCACCCTGGAGGACCTGCAAAGGGCCGCCGACCTGGGGTTCAAGCTGGTGATCAACAATCGCCCCGACGGCGAGGACGCGGCCCAGCCGACGAGCGCGCAGGTCGAGACCGCGGCCAAGGCGGCGGGCCTGGCCTATGCCTACATCCCGGTTCGCGGCGGTCCGACCCAGGATCAGGTGGCGCAGGAACGGTCGATTCTGGAGAATTCCGAGGGCCCGGTGCTGGCCTTCTGCCGGTCAGGCACGCGGTCGATCATCACCTGGTCGCTGGGCGAGGCCATGGACGGCGCGCGGTCCCGCGACGAATTGGTCGAGCTTGGGCAGCAGGCCGGCTACGACCTGAACGGTGTGCTGCCGGCATCCTAA
- a CDS encoding MBL fold metallo-hydrolase, translating to MIPYVREIKFDYGKVDQVSPLIRRVVANNPGPFTYLGTGTYIVGRGEVAVIDPGPDMDDHLEAILASLEPGETITHILITHHHSDHSPLAGPLKARTGAPIYGCAVAHAPTDDSGVRMEAGHDHDFAPDVSLCGGGQVIEGPGWTIEAIATPGHTSNHICYALREENALFSGDHIMGWSTTVITPPDGDMTDYMDSLDKVKAREFSVLWPTHGPPITDVTPFIDAYIAHRRAREAQVLKAVTEGHGKIREMVPVLYADVDPRLHPAAARSVLGHMIDLVRRGMVTTDGEPGPDSEYRAA from the coding sequence ATGATTCCCTATGTCCGCGAGATCAAGTTCGACTACGGCAAGGTGGACCAGGTCTCGCCGTTGATCCGGCGGGTGGTGGCCAACAATCCTGGGCCCTTCACCTATCTGGGCACCGGCACCTATATCGTCGGGCGCGGCGAGGTGGCGGTGATCGATCCCGGCCCCGACATGGATGACCATCTGGAGGCGATCCTGGCGTCCCTGGAGCCGGGCGAGACGATCACCCACATCCTGATCACCCACCACCACTCCGACCACTCACCGCTGGCCGGGCCGCTGAAGGCCCGCACCGGCGCGCCTATCTATGGCTGCGCCGTGGCCCACGCGCCCACCGACGACAGCGGCGTGCGGATGGAGGCCGGCCACGACCACGACTTCGCCCCCGATGTCAGCCTGTGCGGCGGCGGCCAGGTGATCGAGGGGCCGGGTTGGACCATCGAGGCCATCGCCACCCCGGGCCATACCTCCAACCACATCTGCTACGCGCTAAGGGAGGAGAACGCCCTGTTCTCCGGCGACCACATCATGGGCTGGTCGACGACGGTGATCACGCCGCCGGACGGCGACATGACCGACTACATGGACAGCCTGGACAAGGTGAAGGCCCGCGAGTTCTCGGTGCTGTGGCCGACCCACGGCCCGCCGATCACCGATGTCACCCCCTTCATCGACGCCTATATCGCCCACCGCCGGGCTCGCGAGGCCCAGGTGCTGAAGGCGGTGACCGAAGGCCACGGCAAGATCCGCGAGATGGTGCCGGTGCTCTATGCCGACGTCGATCCGCGGCTGCACCCGGCCGCCGCCCGCTCGGTGCTGGGCCACATGATCGACCTGGTGCGGCGGGGGATGGTGACGACGGACGGAGAGCCCGGGCCGGACAGCGAGTACCGGGCGGCGTGA
- a CDS encoding long-chain-fatty-acid--CoA ligase yields the protein MQGRMQDWPLTVDRIIDHAKSWHGDREIVSRSVEGPMVRTTYAQVHARAKRVSNVLRGLNIQPGDRVATLAWNTARHIEAWYGIMGMGAVCHTLNPRLFAEQLVYIINHAEDKIIFTDLTFLPILAGIRDQIPTVQHIIVFTDDAHMTADLPGAHSYESLLSQVSEDAVWGGFDENSPAGLCYTSGTTGNPKGVLYTHRSNFLHTLVTMGADVLGIGALDTVLPVVPMFHANAWGVAFSAPAVGAKLVMPGSKLDGASIHELLESEQVTFSAAVPTVWQMLLTHLRDTNGTLSSLKRVVIGGSAVPEAIVRAFRDDYGVAVTHAWGMTETSPLGTQATPNHKIAAMSDEDQLRFQLKQGRPPLGIDLRLTDDAGHDLPRDGHTFGKLLVKGPFVVGEYFKGDGGHILDDQGFFDTGDVATLDEHGFMQITDRAKDVIKSGGEWISTIEIENIAAGHPKAELAAVIGMPHPKWDERPLLLVKLRPGQTATKEEFLAFLEGKIAKWWTPDDVVFVDDIPLGATGKIDKKLIRTRMADYVLPTAVAAAASAIALAAPHEPKIYAPEPETHPEPVAEAHPQPVAETHAEPEADHTGWSPAAKPTQEETYSGLTVVTPTLTDTPAVGAAAEPLVPFHAEPPVETHAAETAAPLTLATASAADEPLSFARPKPAKRKGGGFASFYLNLATLVALAPAVMVGAGMLGTRYGLMDWKTGLGVIALEWAPKVALIAVAAGLLGIIIALFSGFGRYWARALMVLILCGATFGAYIWARQAQVTNPPINDVSTDWTMPLTFSQKMMRERGPEAIMVEADPIRPLDSAPYAGRRIADINAETCAQARPLLLSAAPGAAYAKAKAAVEQAGLTLVTDDPASGRIEATGRSTAFGFKNDVVVRLLPAPQGTRIDVRAISRVPVADSGANCARVTELIGAMRS from the coding sequence ATGCAAGGCAGGATGCAGGACTGGCCGCTGACGGTCGATCGGATCATCGACCACGCCAAGTCCTGGCACGGTGACCGCGAGATCGTCTCGCGCTCCGTCGAGGGCCCCATGGTGCGCACCACCTATGCGCAGGTCCATGCGCGGGCCAAGCGCGTCTCCAATGTCCTGCGGGGTCTGAACATCCAGCCCGGCGACCGCGTCGCGACCCTGGCCTGGAACACCGCCCGCCACATCGAGGCCTGGTACGGGATCATGGGCATGGGGGCTGTGTGCCACACCCTCAACCCGCGGCTGTTCGCCGAGCAGCTCGTCTACATCATCAACCATGCTGAAGATAAGATCATCTTCACCGACCTGACCTTCCTGCCGATCCTGGCCGGAATCCGCGATCAGATCCCCACCGTCCAGCACATCATCGTCTTCACCGACGACGCCCACATGACCGCCGACCTGCCCGGCGCCCATTCCTATGAGAGCCTGCTGAGCCAGGTGTCGGAGGACGCCGTCTGGGGTGGCTTCGACGAGAATTCGCCGGCCGGCCTCTGCTACACCTCCGGCACCACGGGCAATCCGAAGGGGGTGCTCTACACCCACCGTTCGAACTTCCTGCACACCCTGGTCACCATGGGCGCCGACGTGCTCGGCATCGGCGCGCTCGACACCGTCCTGCCGGTGGTGCCGATGTTCCACGCCAACGCCTGGGGCGTGGCCTTCTCCGCGCCCGCCGTGGGCGCCAAGCTGGTGATGCCGGGCTCGAAGCTGGACGGCGCCTCCATCCACGAACTGCTGGAGAGCGAACAGGTCACCTTCTCGGCCGCCGTGCCCACGGTCTGGCAGATGCTGCTGACCCACCTGCGCGACACCAACGGCACGCTGAGCAGCCTCAAGCGCGTGGTCATCGGCGGATCGGCCGTGCCCGAGGCCATCGTGCGCGCCTTCCGCGACGACTACGGCGTGGCCGTCACCCACGCCTGGGGCATGACCGAGACCTCGCCCCTGGGCACCCAGGCCACCCCCAACCACAAGATCGCCGCCATGAGCGACGAGGACCAGCTCCGCTTTCAGCTCAAGCAGGGCCGTCCGCCGTTGGGCATCGACCTGCGCCTCACCGACGACGCCGGCCACGACCTGCCCCGCGACGGCCACACCTTCGGCAAGCTGCTGGTGAAGGGCCCGTTCGTGGTGGGGGAGTACTTCAAGGGCGACGGCGGACACATCCTCGACGACCAGGGCTTCTTCGACACCGGCGACGTCGCCACCCTGGACGAGCACGGCTTCATGCAGATCACCGACCGCGCCAAGGACGTCATCAAGTCCGGCGGCGAGTGGATCAGCACCATCGAGATCGAGAACATCGCCGCCGGCCACCCCAAGGCCGAACTGGCCGCCGTCATCGGCATGCCGCACCCCAAGTGGGACGAGCGCCCCCTGCTGCTGGTCAAGCTGCGTCCCGGCCAGACGGCGACCAAGGAAGAGTTCCTGGCGTTCCTGGAAGGCAAGATCGCCAAGTGGTGGACGCCCGACGACGTGGTCTTCGTCGATGACATCCCGCTGGGCGCCACCGGCAAGATCGACAAGAAGCTGATCCGCACGCGGATGGCCGACTATGTCCTGCCCACCGCCGTCGCGGCGGCGGCCTCGGCCATCGCACTGGCCGCCCCGCACGAGCCCAAGATCTACGCGCCCGAGCCGGAGACTCATCCGGAGCCCGTCGCCGAGGCTCATCCGCAACCCGTGGCGGAGACCCATGCCGAGCCGGAGGCCGACCACACCGGCTGGTCGCCGGCCGCCAAGCCGACCCAGGAAGAGACCTATTCCGGCCTGACCGTGGTGACACCCACGCTCACCGACACCCCGGCCGTGGGGGCCGCGGCGGAGCCCCTGGTCCCTTTCCACGCTGAGCCGCCGGTCGAGACCCACGCCGCCGAGACCGCCGCGCCCCTGACCCTAGCCACGGCGTCCGCGGCCGACGAGCCCCTGTCGTTCGCCCGCCCCAAGCCCGCCAAGCGCAAGGGCGGCGGGTTCGCGAGCTTCTATCTGAACCTCGCCACCCTGGTGGCCCTGGCGCCGGCCGTCATGGTGGGCGCCGGCATGCTGGGCACCCGCTACGGCCTGATGGACTGGAAGACCGGCCTGGGGGTCATCGCCCTGGAATGGGCGCCCAAGGTGGCCCTGATCGCCGTGGCCGCCGGCCTGCTGGGGATCATCATCGCCCTGTTCTCAGGATTCGGCCGCTACTGGGCCCGCGCCCTGATGGTGCTGATCCTCTGCGGCGCGACCTTCGGGGCCTATATCTGGGCCCGCCAGGCCCAGGTGACCAATCCGCCGATCAACGATGTCTCCACCGACTGGACCATGCCCCTGACCTTCTCGCAGAAGATGATGCGCGAGCGGGGGCCTGAGGCGATCATGGTGGAGGCCGACCCCATCCGGCCGCTGGATTCCGCCCCCTATGCCGGCCGCCGCATCGCCGACATCAACGCCGAGACCTGCGCCCAGGCGCGCCCCCTGCTGCTGTCGGCCGCCCCGGGCGCCGCCTACGCCAAGGCCAAGGCCGCCGTCGAGCAGGCGGGCCTGACTCTGGTCACCGACGATCCGGCATCGGGCCGCATCGAGGCCACCGGCCGCAGCACCGCTTTCGGATTCAAGAACGACGTGGTGGTCCGCCTGCTGCCGGCCCCCCAGGGGACCCGCATCGACGTCCGCGCCATCAGCCGCGTCCCCGTCGCCGACTCCGGCGCCAACTGCGCCCGGGTGACGGAGCTCATCGGCGCGATGCGGAGCTGA
- a CDS encoding sulfatase-like hydrolase/transferase, which produces MNILFITLDQFRGDALACAGHPIVRTPHLDRLAREGVRFARHYSQAAPCSPGRASLYTGTYQLNHRVVANGTPLDRRFDNLAKAARRAGYTPTLFGYTDQAVDPRDTTGLDDPRFKSWEGVLPGFEVGLNFATHNPGVWIDWLRSLGHEVPDDYEGAVGGEPGRPAEHSLSAYHTDVLLDWIEAQDGPWFAHLSQLRPHPPYGAAGHFATMYDPADMAPPIAPSDDRHRLHDGLLRAMGAPEDATEMAQLQAQYFGMVSEVDHQLGRLWAALEASGQWQDTFIVVTADHGEQLGDHGLIQKSGFFEESYHILGIVRDPRAPQAHGTVVDRFTENVDVLPTLCEAMGVPVPDQCDGLPLTPFLAGEDPPQWRAAAHWEFDWRGSNIAKGPQAWPWDRRLEQQNLAVLRSDTAAYVQFGDGAWLCFDLAADPTWRTPVTDTSVVLSHAQAMLTWRAQHTDRTLTGLLIDNGGTGRWPAVHA; this is translated from the coding sequence GTGAACATCCTCTTCATCACCCTCGATCAGTTCCGCGGCGACGCGCTCGCCTGCGCCGGTCACCCGATCGTGCGGACCCCGCACCTGGACCGGCTGGCCCGCGAGGGCGTGCGGTTCGCCCGCCACTACAGCCAGGCCGCGCCCTGCAGTCCGGGCCGCGCCAGCCTCTACACAGGGACCTACCAGCTCAATCACCGGGTGGTGGCCAACGGCACGCCGCTGGACCGGCGCTTCGACAACCTCGCCAAGGCCGCCCGGCGGGCGGGCTACACGCCGACCCTGTTCGGCTACACCGACCAGGCGGTGGACCCCCGCGACACGACCGGCCTCGACGACCCGCGCTTCAAGTCCTGGGAGGGCGTGTTGCCGGGCTTCGAGGTGGGCCTCAACTTCGCCACCCACAATCCCGGCGTCTGGATCGACTGGCTGCGGAGCCTCGGCCACGAGGTTCCCGACGACTATGAGGGCGCGGTGGGCGGCGAGCCCGGCCGCCCCGCCGAGCACAGCCTGTCGGCCTACCACACCGACGTCCTGCTGGACTGGATCGAGGCCCAGGACGGCCCCTGGTTCGCCCACCTGTCCCAGCTTCGTCCCCACCCGCCCTACGGCGCGGCGGGTCACTTCGCGACGATGTACGATCCCGCCGACATGGCCCCGCCCATCGCGCCCTCGGACGACCGCCACCGCCTGCATGACGGCCTGCTGCGGGCGATGGGCGCGCCGGAGGACGCCACCGAGATGGCCCAGCTCCAGGCCCAGTATTTCGGCATGGTCAGCGAGGTCGATCACCAGCTTGGCCGCCTCTGGGCCGCCCTGGAGGCCTCGGGCCAGTGGCAGGACACCTTCATCGTCGTCACCGCCGACCACGGCGAGCAACTGGGCGACCACGGCCTGATCCAGAAGTCGGGCTTCTTCGAGGAGAGCTATCATATCCTGGGCATCGTGCGGGATCCGCGCGCGCCGCAGGCCCACGGCACGGTGGTCGACCGCTTCACCGAGAACGTCGATGTCCTGCCCACCCTCTGCGAGGCCATGGGTGTTCCGGTCCCCGACCAGTGCGACGGCCTGCCGCTGACGCCCTTCCTCGCGGGCGAGGACCCGCCGCAGTGGCGCGCCGCCGCCCACTGGGAGTTCGACTGGCGTGGCTCCAACATCGCCAAGGGCCCGCAGGCCTGGCCCTGGGACCGGCGGCTGGAACAGCAGAACCTGGCCGTGCTGCGTTCCGACACCGCCGCCTATGTCCAGTTCGGCGACGGCGCCTGGCTGTGTTTCGACCTGGCCGCCGACCCCACCTGGCGGACGCCTGTCACCGACACCAGTGTCGTGCTGTCACACGCCCAGGCCATGCTCACCTGGCGCGCGCAGCACACCGACCGCACCCTGACCGGCCTGCTGATCGACAACGGCGGCACAGGGCGTTGGCCGGCCGTGCACGCCTGA
- a CDS encoding response regulator transcription factor, with protein sequence MNLESQGRRILICDVDRTVLELLQIRFDLAGCHTFVARTGPAALETIKTARPAAIVLELNLPEMDGFDVLRALNPRGDGIHFPVLVMGKKLSAEDIQRAVKLGARDCLIKPFSGADMLERVARQFRRHAPATPLPSAQVARTAMV encoded by the coding sequence ATGAACCTTGAGAGCCAGGGCCGCAGAATCCTGATCTGCGACGTCGACCGCACCGTGCTGGAGCTGCTGCAGATTCGTTTCGACCTCGCCGGCTGCCATACCTTTGTCGCCCGCACGGGCCCCGCCGCCCTGGAGACCATCAAGACAGCCCGCCCGGCCGCCATAGTCCTGGAGCTGAACCTGCCGGAGATGGACGGCTTCGACGTGCTGCGCGCCCTCAACCCGCGGGGCGACGGTATCCATTTTCCCGTGCTGGTGATGGGCAAGAAGCTGTCTGCCGAGGACATCCAGCGGGCGGTGAAGCTCGGCGCCCGCGATTGCCTGATCAAGCCTTTCAGCGGCGCCGATATGCTGGAGCGTGTCGCCCGTCAGTTCCGCCGTCACGCCCCGGCCACCCCACTGCCTAGCGCGCAGGTCGCCCGCACCGCGATGGTCTAA
- a CDS encoding AAA family ATPase, whose product MTDPQEAEVAAWFEAKADRAIETACARVYLAGEQAFKVKRRVELGYLDYSTLDLRHWALERELSFNRAAASDIYRAVRKVTRTSDGGLELDGAGETVEFALEMRRFDEHAVLAAQPWAVDGQLADALGRTVAGFHAQAPVRPNGGGGKALKYTIDSNAQLLRGLAARLGTERVEQAVIATDAEYHRLEPLLEARKAAGFGRHCHGDLHLGNILLEDGRPILFDCIEFNDVLSEIDVQYDLAFLLMDLQFRRRSDAAVRALSAYFDQAARGWGDELRAGMAALPLMLSVRAAVRSHVCAYSGDDAGAVAYLDAAIAHLIPVAPCLAAVGGLSGTGKSTFARLIAPGLGASPGAVVLRTDEVRKRLLGVAPDAKLSSAVYSPAFYQEVYDTMFADARALLAAGRAVVLDATFIAPGLRARAEALAAEMGVTFHGVWLEAAPEILAARIEGRTGDASDATQATLQMQLDRDVGEVTWTHVDASGPAEDSTEAWSIRYARG is encoded by the coding sequence TTGACCGATCCGCAGGAAGCCGAGGTCGCCGCCTGGTTCGAGGCCAAGGCCGACCGCGCCATCGAGACCGCCTGCGCCCGGGTCTATCTGGCCGGCGAGCAGGCCTTCAAGGTCAAGCGCCGGGTGGAGCTGGGCTATCTCGACTACTCCACCCTCGACCTGCGCCACTGGGCCCTGGAGCGCGAACTGAGCTTCAACCGCGCCGCGGCCTCGGACATCTACCGCGCGGTCCGGAAGGTCACGCGGACCAGCGACGGTGGCCTGGAACTGGACGGCGCCGGCGAGACGGTCGAGTTCGCCCTGGAGATGCGCCGCTTCGATGAGCATGCGGTGCTGGCCGCCCAGCCCTGGGCCGTGGACGGCCAACTCGCCGACGCGCTGGGCCGCACGGTGGCCGGCTTCCATGCGCAGGCGCCGGTGCGCCCCAACGGCGGTGGCGGCAAGGCGCTGAAATACACCATCGACTCCAACGCCCAGCTGCTGCGGGGCCTGGCCGCCCGTCTGGGGACCGAGCGCGTCGAGCAGGCGGTCATCGCCACCGACGCCGAGTACCACCGCCTGGAGCCCCTGCTGGAGGCCCGCAAGGCGGCGGGCTTCGGCCGCCACTGCCACGGCGACCTGCACCTGGGGAATATCCTGTTGGAGGACGGCCGCCCGATCCTGTTCGACTGCATCGAGTTCAACGACGTGCTGTCGGAGATCGACGTCCAGTACGACCTGGCCTTCCTGCTGATGGATCTGCAGTTCCGCCGGCGCTCCGACGCGGCGGTCCGCGCGCTGTCGGCCTATTTCGACCAGGCCGCCCGGGGCTGGGGCGACGAGCTACGGGCCGGCATGGCCGCCTTGCCGCTTATGCTCTCGGTTCGCGCCGCCGTCCGGTCCCACGTCTGCGCCTATAGCGGCGACGATGCGGGGGCCGTGGCCTATCTCGACGCCGCCATCGCCCACCTGATCCCGGTGGCGCCCTGCCTGGCGGCGGTCGGCGGACTCTCGGGAACCGGCAAGTCCACCTTCGCGCGCCTGATCGCCCCCGGCCTCGGCGCCTCGCCCGGCGCGGTGGTGCTGCGTACCGACGAGGTCCGCAAGCGCCTGCTCGGCGTCGCGCCGGACGCCAAGCTCAGCTCCGCCGTCTATTCCCCGGCCTTCTACCAGGAGGTCTACGACACGATGTTCGCCGACGCCCGCGCCCTGCTGGCCGCCGGCCGTGCGGTGGTCCTGGACGCCACCTTCATCGCGCCGGGCCTGCGCGCCCGCGCCGAGGCTCTGGCCGCCGAGATGGGGGTCACCTTCCACGGCGTCTGGCTGGAGGCCGCGCCCGAGATCCTCGCCGCCCGTATCGAGGGCCGCACCGGCGACGCGTCGGATGCGACTCAAGCCACCCTCCAGATGCAGCTCGACCGCGATGTCGGCGAGGTGACCTGGACCCACGTCGACGCCTCCGGCCCGGCTGAGGACTCCACGGAAGCCTGGTCGATCCGCTACGCGCGCGGCTGA
- the pdxH gene encoding pyridoxamine 5'-phosphate oxidase: MSDKPAIPASPTEDDYVRSVTEAAPLPLLSEEDPMALFSAWLAEAVVKEPNDANAMALATADAAGLPDVRMVLLKDADERGFVFYSNEQSAKGLELAANPQAGLLFHWKSLRRQVRVRGPVSHVSEAEADAYWATRAKPAQIGGWASQQSQALPDRLALEKRIAEYGLKFGLGKVPRPPHWRGFRITPHVIEFWRDRPFRLHERLVFVREGSGWTTQRLYP; the protein is encoded by the coding sequence ATGAGTGACAAGCCCGCCATCCCCGCCTCGCCCACCGAGGACGACTACGTCCGCAGCGTCACGGAGGCCGCACCGCTTCCGCTGCTGTCGGAGGAGGACCCCATGGCCCTGTTCTCCGCCTGGCTGGCGGAGGCCGTGGTCAAGGAGCCCAACGACGCCAACGCCATGGCGCTCGCCACCGCCGACGCGGCCGGCCTGCCCGACGTGCGGATGGTGCTGCTGAAGGACGCCGACGAGCGCGGCTTCGTCTTCTATTCCAACGAACAGAGCGCCAAGGGCCTGGAGCTGGCGGCCAACCCTCAGGCCGGGCTGCTGTTCCACTGGAAGTCCCTGCGCCGCCAGGTCCGGGTGCGTGGGCCCGTCTCCCACGTCAGCGAGGCCGAGGCCGACGCCTATTGGGCCACCCGCGCCAAGCCCGCCCAGATCGGCGGCTGGGCCTCCCAGCAGTCGCAGGCCCTGCCCGACCGCCTGGCCCTGGAAAAGCGCATCGCCGAGTACGGCCTGAAGTTCGGCCTCGGCAAGGTTCCGCGCCCGCCCCACTGGCGCGGCTTCCGCATCACCCCCCACGTCATCGAGTTCTGGCGCGACCGCCCCTTCCGCCTGCACGAACGGCTGGTGTTCGTGCGCGAGGGCTCGGGCTGGACCACCCAGCGGCTCTATCCTTGA
- a CDS encoding DnaJ domain-containing protein: MAGETSTTMSAKRAREVLGAGPLAGPAELRRAFREAAKRAHPDRKGGDAERFREVVEAYHILQTAPAPRDRVSQPPATVARPMAASPTLAVPPLIAMTGGKVEHRLPDGRRVKIDLPPGMRAGDTVRAGNAELEVAIRGDGEMMVRGDDLWITVKIEPRLLAEGGRIGVETPLGRRVVWLTKKAGERGLIRLVGQGLPSRGRHRQGHLFLRLAADSVTSDSAARAQLRRFAAAWAA; the protein is encoded by the coding sequence ATGGCTGGTGAGACCTCCACGACGATGAGCGCGAAACGGGCGCGCGAGGTGCTGGGGGCAGGCCCCCTCGCCGGTCCCGCCGAGCTGCGCCGCGCCTTCCGCGAGGCCGCCAAGCGCGCGCACCCCGACCGCAAGGGGGGTGACGCCGAGCGCTTCCGCGAAGTCGTCGAGGCCTATCACATCCTGCAGACCGCCCCGGCTCCGCGGGATCGGGTCAGCCAGCCGCCGGCCACCGTCGCCCGGCCGATGGCCGCCTCCCCCACCCTTGCCGTGCCGCCGCTGATCGCCATGACCGGCGGGAAGGTGGAGCACCGGCTGCCCGACGGCCGCCGGGTGAAGATCGACCTGCCCCCCGGCATGCGGGCTGGCGACACCGTCCGGGCCGGGAACGCCGAACTCGAGGTCGCCATCCGTGGCGACGGCGAGATGATGGTGCGCGGCGACGATCTGTGGATCACCGTGAAGATCGAGCCGCGCCTGCTGGCCGAGGGCGGCCGCATCGGGGTGGAGACCCCGCTGGGCCGCCGTGTCGTCTGGCTGACCAAGAAGGCGGGAGAACGCGGCCTGATCCGGCTGGTGGGCCAGGGTCTGCCGTCGCGGGGCCGCCACCGCCAGGGCCACCTGTTCCTGCGCCTGGCCGCCGACAGCGTCACGAGCGATTCTGCCGCCCGCGCCCAGCTCCGTCGGTTCGCCGCGGCCTGGGCGGCGTAG
- the aroC gene encoding chorismate synthase has protein sequence MSHNSFGHLFRVTTWGESHGPALGCVVDGCPPNIQLTAEEVQVWLDKRRPGQGKFVTQRQEPDAVKILSGVFADERTDGQVTTGTPISMIIENVDQRSRDYGEIAQAFRPGHADYAYFAKYGVRDYRGGGRASARETAARVAAGAVARKILGGVTIRGAVVQIGPHAIDRNRFDWDQTTENPFWCPDPAMVSVWEEHLETVRKAGSSTGAIVEVEAVGVPAGWGAPIYGKLDAELAGALMSINAAKGVEVGAGFASAAFSGEENADEMRMGNDGPMFLSNSAGGVLGGISTGQSVVARVAFKPTSSILSLRQSINEAGEEIDLRTKGRHDPCVGLRAVPVVEAMTACVLADAFLRHRAQTGGGAHLPGKVADR, from the coding sequence ATGTCGCACAACAGCTTCGGCCATCTGTTCCGCGTGACCACCTGGGGCGAGAGCCATGGTCCGGCCCTGGGCTGCGTCGTCGACGGCTGTCCGCCAAACATCCAGCTCACCGCCGAAGAGGTCCAGGTCTGGCTCGACAAGCGCCGCCCTGGCCAGGGCAAGTTCGTCACCCAGCGCCAGGAGCCGGACGCGGTGAAGATCCTGTCGGGCGTGTTCGCCGACGAGCGCACCGACGGCCAGGTCACCACCGGCACGCCGATCTCGATGATCATCGAGAACGTCGACCAGCGCAGCCGCGACTATGGTGAGATCGCCCAGGCCTTCCGCCCCGGCCACGCCGACTACGCCTATTTCGCCAAGTACGGGGTGCGCGATTATCGCGGCGGCGGCCGGGCCTCGGCCCGGGAGACCGCCGCCCGGGTCGCCGCCGGCGCCGTGGCCCGCAAGATCCTCGGCGGCGTGACGATCCGCGGCGCCGTGGTGCAGATCGGGCCCCACGCCATCGACCGCAATCGCTTCGACTGGGACCAGACCACCGAGAACCCGTTCTGGTGCCCGGATCCCGCGATGGTCAGCGTCTGGGAAGAGCACCTTGAGACCGTGCGCAAGGCCGGCTCGTCGACCGGCGCCATCGTCGAGGTGGAAGCTGTGGGCGTGCCCGCCGGCTGGGGCGCGCCGATCTATGGCAAGCTGGACGCCGAACTGGCCGGGGCCCTGATGTCCATCAACGCCGCCAAGGGCGTGGAGGTGGGCGCGGGCTTCGCCTCGGCGGCCTTCTCCGGCGAGGAGAACGCCGACGAGATGCGCATGGGCAACGACGGCCCGATGTTCCTGTCCAACAGCGCCGGCGGCGTCCTGGGGGGCATCTCCACCGGACAGTCGGTCGTGGCGCGTGTGGCGTTCAAACCGACCTCTTCGATCCTCTCCCTGCGCCAGTCGATCAATGAGGCCGGCGAGGAGATCGATCTGCGCACCAAGGGTCGCCACGACCCCTGCGTGGGCCTGCGCGCCGTGCCGGTGGTGGAGGCGATGACCGCCTGCGTCCTGGCCGACGCCTTCCTGCGGCACCGGGCCCAGACGGGTGGCGGCGCCCACTTGCCCGGTAAAGTAGCAGACCGCTGA
- a CDS encoding response regulator — translation MRLEVLKILVVDDNHHMRMMLSEILRAVGLQNIYEAGDGAEALQQMRAHPIDIVLTDLAMEPLDGLDFVRLLRNSPDSPNPMIPVIMITGHSTMRRISEARDVGINEFLAKPLTTRGVLDRLQKVVDHPRPYVRTDDYFGPDRRRKVDPKYEGPLRRAADRQAAGPQARLPTKR, via the coding sequence GTGCGGCTTGAAGTCCTCAAGATCCTGGTTGTCGACGACAACCACCACATGCGGATGATGCTGTCCGAAATCCTGCGCGCCGTGGGACTGCAGAACATCTACGAGGCCGGCGACGGGGCCGAGGCCCTGCAGCAGATGCGCGCCCATCCCATCGACATCGTCCTGACCGACCTGGCCATGGAGCCGCTGGACGGCCTCGATTTCGTGCGCCTGCTGCGCAATTCCCCCGACAGCCCCAACCCGATGATCCCGGTGATCATGATCACCGGCCACTCGACCATGCGCCGGATCAGCGAGGCCCGCGACGTGGGCATCAACGAGTTCCTGGCCAAGCCGCTGACCACCCGCGGTGTGCTGGACCGGCTGCAGAAGGTCGTCGACCATCCGCGCCCCTATGTGCGGACCGACGACTACTTCGGCCCCGACCGCCGCCGCAAGGTGGACCCCAAGTACGAGGGGCCCCTGCGTCGCGCCGCCGACCGCCAGGCCGCGGGGCCGCAGGCGCGCCTGCCCACCAAGCGCTAG